The Henckelia pumila isolate YLH828 chromosome 2, ASM3356847v2, whole genome shotgun sequence genome includes a window with the following:
- the LOC140878623 gene encoding caffeic acid 3-O-methyltransferase 1-like — translation MEKQVVHDIYCNHGNQEDDETFVGCLVACGSHVLRLVLNTSMQLDLFEIIDKSGDGAHISASEIASQLQTRNVEGAARVLDSMLRVLVTHSFLTFSTSTDHGSTTELRYGIAPKGKFLVPDERGVSLAKFYALTAKQELFFGPTVYVSISDWFKMMTWTNQKLTYSVCGDALGSLSTLSLQQIVTVYNGFEGLRTLVDVGGGNGATLGIIISKYSSIRGINFDSLEVIRTAPTYEVEHISGDMFVQVPKGDAIILKAVLHNWDAEKCVKLLKNCYEALPKKGKVIVLEHILQEIPGTDVYSQQGSLWNIVILSMNGKERTKGEYEAMAMEAGFAEFKVLCRAYGVYVMELVKF, via the exons ATGGAGAAGCAAGTCGTCCATGATATTTACTGCAATCATGGCAACCAAGAAGATGATGAAACATTTGTTGGGTGCCTGGTTGCATGTGGATCCCATGTCCTCCGATTGGTTTTGAACACTTCCATGCAACTCGACCTATTCGAGATCATCGACAAGTCCGGTGATGGGGCCCACATCTCGGCTTCTGAGATCGCTTCTCAACTTCAAACGCGTAACGTTGAGGGAGCAGCCCGAGTGCTTGACTCTATGCTTCGGGTGCTGGTCACTCATTCTTTCCTTACTTTTTCCACAAGTACTGATCATGGTTCCACAACTGAATTGCGTTATGGGATTGCACCAAAAGGAAAGTTCTTAGTTCCAGATGAGAGAGGGGTATCTTTGGCAAAATTTTATGCCCTAACGGCCAAACAGGAAC tattttttggtccaactgtaTACGTGTCAATTTCTGATTGGTtcaaaatgatgacgtggaccaatcagaaaCTGACAT ATAGTGTGTGTGGGGACGCACTGGGAAGTCTATCCACTCTATCTTTGCAACAAATTGTTACAGTATACAATGGTTTCGAGGGATTGCGCACGTTAGTGGATGTTGGTGGTGGTAACGGTGCGACTCTTGGAATTATTATTTCTAAGTACTCTTCGATTCGTGGCATTAACTTCGATTCACTAGAGGTCATACGAACTGCCCCAACCTATGAAG TGGAACACATTAGCGGTGATATGTTCGTCCAAGTGCCCAAGGGAGATGCAATTATTTTGAAG GCAGTGCTGCACAATTGGGATGCTGAAAAATGTGTGAAACTTCTTAAAAATTGCTACGAAGCATTGCCAAAGAAAGGAAAGGTGATAGTGCTGGAACACATTCTTCAagaaatcccaggaactgatgtaTATTCACAACAAGGCTCTCTCTGGAACATCGTCATATTATCGATGAACGGAAAAGAAAGAACTAAGGGCGAGTATGAGGCCATGGCGATGGAAGCTGGATTTGCAGAGTTTAAGGTTTTATGTCGTGCCTATGGAGTATATGTTATGGAACTTGTTAAATTCTAA